Proteins co-encoded in one Thermochromatium tepidum ATCC 43061 genomic window:
- a CDS encoding glycerate kinase type-2 family protein gives MQTTPDPRHTLLDLLTLALDAVSGARSVRRALNVRPIIGPVWIAAIGKAAESMTLGALEVLGDACRGGMLITKPGHADPSRFRDFGIEVYFGGHPLPDTGSLVAGERLLGQLDALPSGEQILFLLSGGASALIEAPVSGLGLSELRALNAWLLGCGWPIDAINRVRQSVSRLKAGGLLHHLGGHPVRQLAISDVPGDHPDVIGSGPLVPVPDLADQVGRLALPDWLKDWVLRGLAERGTPPERGPEMELVATLALAKAAAAKAAASSGWRVWLHPDFIAGDATDQGRALARTLIEGAPGLHVWGGETTVQTPEHPGRGGRNQHLALAAAIELAGRDDVWLLSVGTDGSDGPTEDAGALVDGGTLKRAALAGFDLDASACLRRADAGRFLEASGDLIYTGPTGTNVMDLILGYKAQPPL, from the coding sequence ATGCAGACCACGCCAGACCCTCGTCATACACTCCTCGATCTGCTGACCCTTGCACTCGATGCCGTCTCCGGCGCGCGCTCGGTCCGGCGCGCGCTCAATGTCCGTCCGATCATCGGGCCGGTCTGGATCGCGGCCATCGGCAAGGCGGCCGAATCCATGACACTGGGCGCGCTCGAGGTGCTTGGCGACGCCTGCCGGGGCGGGATGCTCATCACCAAGCCCGGACACGCCGATCCGAGCCGTTTTCGGGATTTTGGGATCGAGGTCTATTTCGGCGGCCATCCGCTCCCCGATACCGGCAGTCTTGTAGCCGGTGAACGGCTCTTGGGGCAGCTAGACGCCCTTCCCAGCGGGGAACAAATTCTGTTCCTGCTCTCAGGCGGCGCCTCGGCATTGATCGAGGCGCCGGTCAGTGGTCTTGGACTCTCCGAACTGCGCGCACTCAATGCCTGGTTACTCGGTTGCGGATGGCCGATCGACGCCATAAACCGCGTGCGTCAGTCGGTCTCGCGTCTCAAGGCCGGCGGTCTGCTGCATCATCTCGGTGGGCATCCCGTCCGCCAACTGGCCATCTCGGATGTGCCTGGTGACCATCCAGATGTCATTGGCTCCGGGCCGCTGGTGCCCGTGCCGGATCTGGCCGATCAGGTCGGGCGACTCGCGCTGCCGGATTGGTTGAAAGACTGGGTGTTGCGTGGACTCGCCGAGCGCGGCACGCCCCCTGAGCGCGGTCCTGAGATGGAACTGGTCGCCACGCTGGCGCTGGCCAAGGCGGCGGCCGCCAAGGCCGCCGCGTCCAGTGGCTGGCGGGTCTGGCTGCATCCGGATTTTATCGCGGGTGATGCCACCGACCAGGGCCGAGCGCTCGCTCGGACGCTCATCGAGGGTGCGCCCGGTCTGCATGTCTGGGGTGGTGAGACCACGGTTCAGACCCCCGAGCATCCGGGACGCGGCGGACGCAATCAACATCTGGCGCTGGCCGCCGCGATCGAGCTTGCCGGGCGCGACGACGTCTGGCTGCTGAGTGTTGGCACCGACGGCAGCGACGGCCCAACAGAAGACGCCGGGGCCTTGGTCGACGGCGGCACCCTAAAACGGGCCGCGCTCGCCGGATTCGATCTCGATGCCAGCGCCTGCCTGAGGCGCGCCGACGCCGGGCGTTTTCTGGAGGCGAGCGGTGATCTCATCTACACCGGACCGACCGGAACCAACGTCATGGACCTGATCCTCGGCTACAAGGCCCAGCCCCCGCTCTGA
- a CDS encoding DUF2782 domain-containing protein, translated as MLNRRLAVLILASCLTAVHAQDEAEGQDAGGFLQAPEVVPSPVTGEAVEPDITIRESGGEIFYEYRVRGVLYMVRVQPPFGPPYYLYDLNGDGLIDAQERAAHNISVPQWVLFDWR; from the coding sequence GTGCTCAACCGACGACTTGCCGTTTTGATTCTCGCGTCCTGCCTGACGGCCGTCCACGCCCAAGACGAAGCGGAAGGACAGGATGCGGGCGGCTTCCTGCAGGCCCCCGAGGTCGTACCGTCACCCGTCACGGGCGAGGCGGTCGAACCGGACATTACCATCCGCGAATCTGGCGGCGAGATCTTCTACGAATACCGGGTGCGCGGCGTCCTCTACATGGTGCGGGTGCAGCCGCCGTTCGGTCCGCCATACTATCTCTATGACCTCAACGGGGACGGGCTGATCGATGCCCAGGAGCGGGCGGCGCACAACATCTCGGTGCCGCAGTGGGTGTTGTTCGACTGGCGCTAA
- a CDS encoding HPF/RaiA family ribosome-associated protein → MVLKIGGDLLALDAAIRRQIETEARKLKDRFPGESIEAQVNVQEEFDPLHGHRVRCELSAKLGSGRQVVVREARKVAAEAISEVFAAARRSVRRLRRQTVLDLAPTTSKTFTAGAQILTH, encoded by the coding sequence ATGGTCCTAAAGATAGGCGGCGATCTGCTGGCGTTGGATGCCGCTATCCGTCGTCAGATCGAAACAGAAGCCCGTAAACTCAAGGATCGTTTTCCCGGCGAGTCGATCGAGGCCCAGGTCAATGTCCAGGAAGAGTTCGACCCATTGCACGGTCATCGCGTGCGCTGCGAACTGAGCGCCAAGCTGGGTTCAGGTCGTCAGGTGGTCGTGCGCGAGGCGCGCAAGGTGGCCGCCGAGGCCATCAGCGAGGTCTTTGCCGCCGCCCGTCGCAGTGTGCGCCGGCTGCGTCGCCAGACCGTCCTCGATCTCGCGCCTACTACGTCCAAAACGTTCACCGCCGGTGCTCAAATCCTGACCCACTGA
- a CDS encoding PilZ domain-containing protein, whose amino-acid sequence MNVEQCYRTRRASDIEVQIQYRNRRFHSARGRHLSDQGMYLEISNLTLPTGTQVVLEVRDMDHEWRIPATVVHQDDTGIGVMFRDAHPEFLQANTESLSSPMPLTTFGTKTGPGLSAA is encoded by the coding sequence ATGAATGTCGAACAGTGCTACCGCACGCGCCGCGCGAGTGATATCGAAGTCCAGATCCAGTACCGCAACCGCCGCTTTCACAGCGCCAGGGGGCGTCATCTTTCCGACCAGGGCATGTATCTCGAGATCAGCAACCTGACATTGCCCACAGGCACCCAGGTGGTGCTTGAGGTCCGGGATATGGACCACGAGTGGCGCATCCCAGCCACCGTAGTTCACCAGGATGATACCGGGATCGGCGTCATGTTCCGTGACGCCCATCCCGAGTTTCTGCAAGCAAACACCGAGTCGCTTTCGTCTCCCATGCCGCTCACGACCTTCGGCACCAAGACCGGCCCAGGACTGAGCGCCGCCTGA
- a CDS encoding NAD(P)H-binding protein produces MKVAIIGGTGFVGLHITRQLLASGHVPRLLVRPGSESKVEQPASCEIVHGEVRDLPSLVECVRGCDAVIYLIGILREFPARGITFEALQYQGVVDTIAAARENCVGRFILMSANGVRPDGTAYQRTKYRAEQALKASGLRWTIFRPSVIFGDPEGRMEFCSQLKKDIIDSPLPAPLFHAGLLPTKAGLFELAPVSIKDVAAAFVLALSESRTESQTYSLCGPERLSWKAILETIAAASGRTKWMVPAPALAIKAAAGLFDRFPWFPISRDQIQMLMEGNVCTENDSFARLGLTPTRFGIDQLGYLTR; encoded by the coding sequence ATGAAGGTTGCAATCATCGGCGGGACCGGTTTTGTCGGTCTGCACATCACACGTCAGCTGCTGGCGTCCGGGCATGTACCGCGCCTGCTGGTGCGTCCAGGCAGCGAGTCGAAGGTCGAGCAGCCTGCGTCCTGCGAAATCGTCCACGGCGAGGTGCGCGATCTGCCCTCGTTGGTGGAGTGCGTGCGCGGCTGCGACGCGGTCATCTATCTAATCGGCATCTTGCGCGAGTTTCCTGCTCGGGGCATCACCTTCGAGGCGCTCCAATATCAGGGTGTGGTCGATACGATCGCCGCCGCGCGGGAAAATTGCGTCGGGCGTTTCATCCTGATGAGTGCCAATGGCGTCCGTCCTGATGGCACGGCCTATCAACGTACCAAGTACCGGGCCGAGCAGGCGCTCAAGGCCTCGGGGTTGCGCTGGACGATCTTCCGTCCGTCGGTGATCTTCGGCGACCCCGAGGGGCGGATGGAGTTCTGTTCGCAGCTCAAGAAGGACATCATCGACAGTCCGCTGCCGGCACCCCTGTTTCATGCCGGTCTGCTGCCGACCAAGGCCGGGCTGTTCGAGCTCGCGCCGGTCAGTATCAAGGACGTGGCCGCCGCCTTCGTGTTGGCGCTCAGCGAGTCGCGCACTGAGTCCCAGACCTATTCGCTGTGCGGTCCGGAGCGACTGAGCTGGAAGGCGATCCTCGAGACCATCGCCGCCGCCTCGGGGCGGACCAAGTGGATGGTTCCGGCACCGGCCTTGGCGATCAAGGCGGCGGCGGGGTTGTTCGACCGCTTTCCCTGGTTCCCTATCTCACGTGATCAGATCCAGATGCTCATGGAAGGGAATGTCTGCACCGAGAACGACAGCTTCGCCCGTCTCGGGTTGACCCCAACCCGTTTCGGCATCGACCAGCTCGGCTATCTGACGCGCTGA